The following proteins are encoded in a genomic region of Cryptomeria japonica chromosome 11, Sugi_1.0, whole genome shotgun sequence:
- the LOC131075206 gene encoding uncharacterized protein LOC131075206, with amino-acid sequence MDEKVERAAESNSVSRQVGSRPQPVTNEAFLPSGHGIAYEPTFISSNLRPLIFGKLNGGMRVTNYSVQTGEEFALQFAQEASRTQRRVELEQVPLSNVNAHESNTYVYEDLTGILGIGRVDSGTNSEISILGAERGNLSGYGSHFKSSYNDSLQGIQTSRSGNDGGYHLEEGSFASTQQTGLHHTSYSMHQSYHSGLSTDSSQGKVKFMCSFGGKVLPRPSDGKLRYVGGETRIITVNKDVGYEELMQKIIDVYGQALILKYQLPGEDLDALVSVSSDEDLENMMEEYYKLDNKDGSSRLRIFLFTGLDNELTHFDVIADMRHSKQQYVDAVNGILETSTRKHSGSIVSFSSQHLDNLIGLDVAENWNTAGRAQEDMDSLRLQYSKDGQKIVNFPNVVPLSSKPSVSNSAFAIKSPTISAPFSSLPMHVRVIQSVVAESPMHFIQEQINLHPRSVVLPSEGIHDIDYGRPISSSAAFHPDFQNKHTESKTSQDSAGNQNNDFLLPSHSDSMYKGDGQFTDTKVAQPTLDLRSDELHSVDLQRITHFPPPVHQPVWHRFDTEQYSYTPTDYVPQVNSGSVHLQHRVQQYTVQNTQSGNLGTAVPKQTDSLHLTHDDEVEAPQGSSLSNDTGSNTVKQATSSPHQGGVVQSIAEGEQTHNTPHVDQQYISTRVLEDDNQQGFPSNLSHSDEQFTHQQTISEEVVTNLNERFIRPQALPHVLSDNVLQTHATKSVHLMSEGASIYQGHHSDSLIGTGPFHAGPRTTQESLISFLDQGGVADADSKVVHQDERISPVFSGWQQGKATHGSGESLKEQNLFHSNFSEILDESDKTFDQKSLEKSDKMPAARRTRTDQFDCSNEEQISELSGVDYAKPAASYGVLKPPEDMTTLVSLGLGTSYEAFKKTDTPETLVPASYQLKVPITAGQIGATYIVTEAAQASQLSERMNHSVLPRPGSSVQEGIIFNPLEEHTAYHHAGNVHLQLPTFDQRISNERLTETGSNPFLPTTGVEACVPSSMSGVWWDDMRSERDYTNVEASRYTCEPKGNLIDELAHDQLPSTVNNDTSRSQYHPVQFLGQSLIDDDYGHLYPVSGILSNARFIDDLPSSSSLHVPVSSEDGIYQKTVPLDHNISKGLFHQPAADQAGSDEIDESYSNDFKSHLDIVGVALDHVNLHENLDMERNGESLNFSQMMETLNSNFPPTSTLSDGKWGAASEDVRVDDNILLEKVVEVADEDSTIIEGSILNHDSDNDEARNEDSDKDEAASDAVIAECEAIAHGLQIIKNADLEELRELGSGTFGTVYHGKWRGSDVAIKRIKNSCFMGRPSEQERMRADFWREALMLAQMHHPNVVAFYGVVPDGPGGTLATVTEYMVNGSLKQVLQRKDRSIDRRKRLLIAMDAAFGMEYLHSKNIVHFDLKCENLLVNMRDPQRPICKVGDLGLSKIKHQTLVSGGVRGTLPWMAPELLNGSSNMVSEKVDVFSFGIVMWELLTGEEPYANMHYGAIIGGIVSNTLRPHVPNWCDPAWRSLMEQCWSADPNGRPSFTEIANRLRAMAISFHSRGHGHHHHVHHG; translated from the exons ATGGATGAGAAAGTGGAAAGAGCAGCAGAAAGCAATAGTGTTTCAAGGCAGGTTGGCTCTAGACCTCAGCCTGTAACAAATGAGGCATTTTTACCATCAGGTCATGGAATAGCATATGAGCCAACCTTCATTTCTTCAAATCTGAGGCCCTTGATCTTTGGTAAACTAAATGGAGGAATGCGTGTTACAAATTATTCTGTGCAAACTGGTGAGGAATTTGCTTTGCAATTTGCACAGGAAGCATCAAGAACTCAGAGACGAGTAGAATTGGAACAAGTACCACTTTCAAATGTAAATGCCCACGAATCCAACACTTACGTTTATGAGGATTTGACAGGTATTCTTGGTATTGGGCGAGTTGATTCTGGAACCAATTCTGAGATTTCTATACTAGGAGCAGAAAGAGGCAACTTAAGTGGTTATGGGAGCCATTTCAAGTCTTCATATAATGACTCTTTACAAGGAATACAAACTTCCCGGTCTGGCAATGATGGTGGGTATCATTTGGAAGAAGGATCCTTCGCTTCCACTCAGCAAACTGGGCTTCATCACACGTCTTACTCTATGCACCAATCTTACCATTCTGGCCTATCAACTGATTCTTCTCAAGGAAAGGTGAAGTTCATGTGTAGTTTTGGGGGAAAAGTTCTGCCCAGGCCTAGTGATGGGAAGCTTAGATATGTGGGTGGTGAAACACGTATTATAACTGTGAATAAGGATGTTGGCTATGAGGAACTTATGCAAAAAATTATTGATGTTTATGGTCAGGCTCTTATTCTGAAGTATCAGCTACCAGGTGAGGACCTTGATGCTCTGGTGTCTGTGTCCTCTGATGAAGATCTTGAAAATATGATGGAAGAATATTACAAACTGGATAATAAGGACGGGTCTTCACGACTGCGGATCTTTCTCTTCACTGGATTAGATAACGAACTTACTCATTTTGATGTCATAGCTGATATGAGGCATTCTAAGCAGCAATATGTTGATGCAGTCAATGGTATCTTGGAGACAAGCACGAGAAAACATTCAGGGAGTATAGTGAGTTTTTCATCGCAACATCTGGATAATTTGATTGGACTAGATGTTGCGGAGAACTGGAACACTGCTGGAAGAGCTCAAGAAGACATGGATTCATTACGGCTTCAATATTCAAAAGATGGCCAGAAGATTGTGAATTTTCCAAATGTTGTGCCATTGTCTTCCAAGCCATCAGTATCTAATTCTGCTTTTGCAATCAAATCACCTACAATTTCAGCTCCATTCTCTTCTCTGCCGATGCATGTCAGAGTCATACAATCTGTAGTAGCAGAAAGTCCTATGCACTTTATCCAAGAGCAGATAAATTTGCATCCACGCTCGGTAGTTCTTCCGTCAGAGGGTATCCATGATATAGATTATGGAAGACCCATATCCTCTTCTGCTGCATTTCATCCCGACTTTCAAAATAAACATACAGAATCTAAAACATCCCAAGATTCAGCTGGCAACCAGAACAATGATTTTCTGCTCCCAAGCCACTCAGATTCGATGTACAAAGGTGATGGCCAATTCACTGATACTAAGGTTGCTCAGCCCACATTGGATCTCAGGTCAGATGAGCTTCATTCTGTGGATCTTCAACGAATTACTCATTTCCCACCTCCAGTACATCAACCTGTGTGGCATCGTTTTGATACGGAACAGTATAGCTACACACCAACAGATTATGTTCCGCAGGTAAATTCTGGCAGTGTGCATTTGCAACACCGTGTTCAACAATATACAGTACAGAACACTCAGTCTGGAAACCTTGGTACTGCTGTTCCCAAACAAACTGATTCTCTTCACTTAACCCATGATGATGAGGTCGAAGCTCCTCAAGGTTCCAGTTTGAGCAATGACACTGGTTCCAATACCGTGAAGCAGGCTACTTCATCTCCACACCAAGGTGGAGTAGTCCAGTCAATTGCAGAGGGTGAACAAACCCACAATACTCCACATGTTGATCAACAATATATTAGCACAAGGGTGCTAGAAGATGACAATCAGCAAGGTTTTCCTTCTAATCTGTCTCATTCAGATGAGCAATTTACTCATCAGCAGACAATATCTGAAGAAGTTGTCACAAATTTAAATGAACGGTTCATTCGTCCACAGGCATTGCCTCATGTTCTTTCTGATAATGTGCTACAAACACATGCCACTAAGTCAGTGCATCTCATGAGTGAAGGGGCTTCTATTTATCAAGGTCATCATTCAGATAGTTTAATAGGAACGGGACCTTTTCATGCTGGACCAAGAACTACTCAAGAAAGTTTGATATCTTTCCTAGATCAAGGTGGTGTGGCTGATGCAGACAGTAAAGTTGTTCATCAGGATGAGCGAATTTCACCTGTCTTTTCTGGATGGCAACAGGGTAAAGCTACACATGGTAGTGGAGAGAGTTTAAAAGAACAAAATTTGTTTCATTCTAATTTTAGTGAGATCTTAGATGAGAGTGATAAAACTTTTGACCAGAAATCATTGGAAAAGTCTGATAAAATGCCTGCTGCTAGGAGGACAAGAACTGATCAATTTGATTGCAGCAATGAAGAGCAGATTTCCGAGTTGTCAGGGGTTGATTATGCCAAACCAGCTGCGAGCTATGGTGTGTTAAAACCACCAGAGGACATGACTACTCTTGTGTCCCTTGGGTTGGGTACTTCTTATGAAGCTTTTAAAAAAACTGACACTCCTGAAACTTTAGTGCCCGCATCCTATCAACTTAAGGTGCCTATTACTGCAGGACAGATTGGAGCAACATACATTGTTACTGAGGCCGCACAAGCATCACAGTTGTCTGAAAGGATGAACCACTCTGTATTGCCTAGGCCTGGATCCAGTGTTCAGGAAGGTATTATATTTAATCCTCTTGAAGAACATACTGCTTATCATCATGCTGGAAATGTTCATCTTCAACTGCCTACTTTTGATCAAAGGATCAGTAACGAGAGATTGACAGAGACTGGTTCTAATCCTTTCTTGCCTACGACTGGAGTTGAAGCTTGTGTTCCTTCAAGCATGTCTGGGGTATGGTGGGATGACATGAGATCAGAAAGAGATTATACAAATGTTGAGGCATCCAGATATACCTGTGAGCCAAAAGGGAATTTAATTGATGAATTAGCTCATGATCAACTCCCTTCAACAGTTAACAATGATACGAGCAGGTCTCAATACCATCCTGTGCAGTTTTTGGGGCAGAGCCTGATTGATGATGATTATGGACACTTGTATCCAGTTTCGGGTATTCTTTCAAATGCCAGATTTATTGATGACCTTCCAAGTTCTAGTTCATTGCATGTGCCTGTTAGCTCTGAAGATGGGATTTACCAGAAAACAGTTCCTTTGGACCACAATATTAGCAAAGGTTTATTCCACCAGCCCGCAGCTGACCAAGCAGGAAGTGATGAGATTGATGAGAGCTACTCTAATGATTTTAAATCCCATTTGGATATTGTGGGAGTTGCTTTAGACCATGTTAACCTCCATGAAAATTTAGACATGGAAAGAAATGGTGAGTCACTCAATTTTTCACAGATGATGGAGACACTGAATTCAAACTTTCCTCCCACATCAACTCTGTCTGATGGTAAATGGGGTGCAGCAAGTGAGGATGTTAGAGTTGATGATAATATCTTACTTGAAAAAGTGGTTGAAGTAGCAgatgaggattccacaataattgagggTTCCATATTAAATCATGATTCAGACAATGAT GAAGCTAGAAATGAAGATTCGGACAAGGATGAAGCTGCCAGTGATGCAGTTATTGCTGAATGTGAAGCTATAGCTCATGGATTGCAG ATTATAAAGAATGCTGACCTTGAAGAACTGCGAGAACTTGGCTCTGGCACTTTTGGGACAGTGTACCATGGAAAATGGAGGGGATCAGATGTTGCAATTAAACGAATAAAAAATAGCTGTTTTATGGGAAGGCCATCAGAGCAAGAGCGCATG AGAGCTGATTTTTGGCGGGAAGCTTTGATGCTTGCACAAATGCATCATCCAAATGTTGTTGCCTTCTATGGTGTTGTCCCAGATGGTCCTGGGGGAACTCTGGCAACTGTGACAGAATACATGGTAAATGGCTCACTTAAACAAGTCCTTCAAAGGAAAGATAG GTCAATTGATCGCAGAAAGCGGTTGTTAATTGCAATGGATGCTGCTTTTGGAATGGAATATTTACATAGCAAGAATATTGTACATTTTGACTTGAAATGCGAGAATTTGTTGGTCAACATGAGAGACCCTCAACGTCCTATATGCAAG GTTGGGGATTTAGGCCTGTCAAAAATTAAACATCAAACCTTAGTTTCTGGTGGTGTGCGTGGAACCCTTCCATGGATGGCACCAGAGTTATTAAATGGCAGCAGCAACATGGTTTCTGAGAAG GTTGATGTGTTTTCATTTGGAATAGTAATGTGGGAGCTCCTCACAGGCGAGGAACCATATGCTAACATGCATTATGGAGCAATAATTG GAGGTATAGTGAGCAATACGTTGCGTCCACATGTACCAAACTGGTGTGATCCTGCTTGGAGATCATTAATGGAGCAGTGCTGGTCAGCTGACCCTAATGGAAGACCTTCGTTTACAGAAATAGCCAACCGATTACGTGCAATGGCCATCTCATTTCATTCAAGGGGCCATGGTCATCATCATCATGTTCATCATGGTTAG